A section of the Rhizophagus irregularis chromosome 16, complete sequence genome encodes:
- a CDS encoding thymidylate synthase — protein MASPPPIHEELQYLDLIRRIIEYGEHRKDRTGTGTLSIFAPPQLGFSLRDNILPLLTTKRVFTRAIIEELLWFIKGNTNSKHLTEKGIHIWDGNGSREYLDKIGLSHRKEGDLGPVYGFQWRHFGAEYIDCDTDYTGKGVDQLQEVIDKIKNTPNDRRIILSAWNPADLKKMALPPCHMFCQFYVSNTKRLSCLLYQRSCDVGLGVPFNIASYAILTHMIAHVTGCSPGEFIHTMGDTHIYNDHINALKTQIEREPKAFPRLKFRRKINNIDDFKYDDFIITGYEPHPQIKMKMSV, from the exons ATGGCATCACCACCACCAATACACGAAGAACTTCAATATCTTGACCTTATTAGACGTATAATAGAATATGGTGAACATAGAAAAGATCGCACCGGAACAGGAACCTTATCAATATTTGCGCCACCGCAGTTGGGCTTTTCTTTACGTGATAATATTTTACCTTTATTAACAACTAAGCGCGTTTTTACGCGTGCTATTATAGAAGAATTATTATGGTTTATTAAAGGTAATACAAATAGCAAACATTTAACCGAAAAAGGTATTCATATTTGGGACGGTAATGGTTCTCGTGAatatttggataaaattggGCTATCACATAGAAAAGAAGGTGATTTGGGTCCTGTTTATGGATTCCAATGGAGACATTTTGGTGCTGAGTACATTGATTGCGATACGGATTACACTGGTAAAGGTGTTGATCAACTGCAAGAGGTCAtcgataaaattaaaaatactccAAATGATAGACGAATCATTCTCAGTGCTTGGAATCCAGCTg aTTTAAAGAAAATGGCATTACCACCATGTCATATGTTTTGCCAATTCTATGTATCAAATACGAAAAGATTATCGTGTCTTCTTTATCAAAGATCATGTGATGTTGGACTTGGTGTACCATTTAACATTGCAAGCTATGCTATATTAACTCATATGATTGCTCATGTAACGGGTTGTAGTCCTGGTGAATTTATTCATACCATGGGTGATActcatatatataatgatcATATTAATGCTTTAAAAACTCAAATCGAACGTGAACCAAAAGCATTTCCTCGTTTGAAATTTAGAcgcaaaattaataatattgatgattttaaatatgatgattttattattactggTTATGAACCTCATCCtcaaatcaaaatgaaaatgtcTGTATAA
- a CDS encoding Proteasome subunit beta type-6: MPLKAGEVNLGTTVMAVKFGDGVIIGADSRTTTGAYIANRVTDKLTPVHDKIFCCRSGSAADTQAIADIVRYYLEMFAIKDGEDPTVQSASALFQELCYQNKDNLTAGIIVAGWDKYEGGSVYIIPLGGSLHKQPFAIGGSGSTYIYGYCDTAYKEGMTREEAIEFVRTAIALAISRDGSSGGCIRLAVITQQGVERIFTPGDKLPKFWQDELKL; encoded by the exons ATGCCTTTAAAAGCTGGCGAAGTTAATCTCGGG ACTACGGTTATGGCAGTTAAATTTGGTGATGGGGTAATTATCGGAGCAGATAGTCGTACAACAACTGGAGCTTACATTGCCAATCGAGTAACAGACAAATTAACACCAGTTcatgataaaattttctgtTGTCGTTCCGGTAGCGCAGCCGATACACAGGCGATCGCTGATATTGTCCGTTATTACTTAGAGATGTTCGC gaTAAAAGATGGAGAGGACCCAACAGTACAATCCGCTTCAGCTTTGTTTCAAGAATTATGCTATCAgaataaagataatttgaCTGCTGGTATTATTGTTGCAGGATGGGACAAATATGAAGGAGGTTCCGTATATATTATTCCTCTAGGAGGGTCTTTGCATAAACAACCATTTGCAATTGGAGGAAGTGGTTCTACATATATCTATGGTTATTGTGATACTGCTTACAAAGAAGGAATGACTCGAGAAGAAGCTATAGAATTTGTCAGAACTG CTATTGCACTGGCGATTTCAAGAGATGGTTCTTCGGGTGGATGTATCCGATTAGCTGTAATCACTCAACAGGGTGTTGAAAGGATATTTACTCCTGGTGATAAATTACCTA AATTTTGGcaagatgaattaaaattataa
- a CDS encoding mitochondrial 37S ribosomal protein mS38, whose protein sequence is MSLISKLPLRRLSTNFQYAGRNIFHRPVVMLYSSSSSSSSSSSSSSSSTKKNNTTPTTPQKQELPFVYVNHIHPKELFQSTFFAEHRPLLSFGSEQMQQNEKNKQALEEEDYEEENSGSSVNTPTPFNPISFYLNLYPFHSNQSTISMSSDTDLKSIVNWLSEIEFKAKKEQLEEELSNKQKSTIKESLEVDSVKQQGQSINSEAENEEIRLSNILQKRKLKMKKHKLKKLRKRNRALRKRLGKI, encoded by the exons atgtcGTTAATATCAAAGTTGCCCCTTCGACGATTGTCGACCAATTTTCAATACGCTGGTCGTAATATTTTTCATCGCCCAGTAGTAATGTTATATTCGTCCTCATCCTCATCCTCGTCTTCGTCTTCGTCTTCGTCTTCGAGTACGAAGAAAAACAATACCACTCCTACTACACCACAGAAACAAGAATTACCTTTTGTTTATGTCAATCATATCCATCCAAAAGAGCTATTTCAAAGCACGTTCTTTGCAGAGCATAGACCATTGTTAAGCTTTGGTAGTGAGCAAATgcaacaaaatgaaaaaaacaaacaagCTTTGGAAGAAGAAG atTACGAAGAAGAAAATTCCGGATCAAGCGTTAACACACCGACACCGTTTAACcctatttcattttatttaaatttatacccATTTCATTCCAATCAATCAACAATTTCAATGTCTTCTGATACAGATTTAAAATCTATAGTTAATTGGTTGTCTGAAATAGAATTTAAGGCAAAAAAGGAACAATTAGAGgaagaattatcaaataaacaaaaatcaacAATTAAAGAATCATTAGAAGTAGATAGTGTAAAACAACAAGGACAATCAATAAATTCCGAAgcagaaaatgaagaaatacgtttatcaaatattcttcaaaagcgaaaattgaaaatgaaaaaacataAACTCAAGAAATTAAGAAAGAGAAATAGAGCATTAAGAAAGAGACTTGgaaagatttaa